Genomic window (Streptomyces sp. SLBN-31):
ACCGGGTGTCGTAGCCCTGCGGCAGACGGCGGACGAACTCGTCGGCGTGGGCGGTACGGGCCGCCTCGCGGACGCGCGCGGGCGTGGGGGAGGACCGGCCCAGGGCGATGGCGTCCTCGATGGTCGTGCCGAGGAGGGCGGGGCGTTCGAAGGCGTAGCCGACGGCTCGGCGCAGCTGGTCGTGGGACAACTCGCGCAGCGGGACGCCGTCGAGGCGGACCTCGCCGGCGTCGGGGTCGGTGAGCCGGCCGGCGAGGGCGGCGAGCAGCGACTTGCCGCTGCCGGAGCGGCCGACCACGGCGAGGGTCGAGCCGCCGGGGACGACGAGGTCGAGGCCGTCGAGCACGGTGCGGTCGCCCCGGCGCGCCGACACGGCAAGGAACTCCAGCCTGCCGGGCCCGTCGGGCAGCCGGCGGTCGCCGTGGACCGGGGCCGGCCGCGTCAGCACCTCGGCGAGCCGGTCGGTGGCGGCACGGGCGCGGGCCAGGCTCGCGAACTGGCCGACCAGGACGCCCACACCGGTCGCCAGCACCGCGTACCGGGACGCCGCGAGCACCTCGCCCACGGTGAGCCGGTGCCGCAGGAGCAGCACACCGGCGACGGCGACCACGCCGAGCTGCAGCAGCGGCGCGACGGCGGAGGCCTGCCCGGCGGCCCGCCCCTGCACCCGCCACATGCGGTGGCCGGCGCGGGACAGCTCCGGCAGGGGGCGCAGGATCCGCGCCGTCTCCTTGTCCGCCGTACCCGCCGCGCGGACGGTGCGGTGACCGTCCACCGCCTCCGACAGGGCACCCGCGATGCACCCCTGCACCCGCTGGTACTCGGCGACGCACCGGGTCGTGTCCCGGGTGAACGCGCGCAGCAGCAGGGTCAGGACGGGAGCGCCGGCGAGCAGGACGGCCGCCAGCCACGGGTCCACCAGACCGAGGGCCACGACACCTCCCACGGGTGCGGCGAGGGCGGCGAGCAGTGCGGCGCGGGCGGCCGGGGCGGTACCGGACTGCGCCGCGTTGCCGACGAGGCGGGCGATGAGGTCGCCGGGGCCGAAGCGGTCGGTGGCGCGGGGGCCCAGGGCGAGCACATGGCCGGTCAGCCGGCGCCGCAGCCACGCGGTCGTCCGGGCGTCGACGGTGCCCGCGAGCACCGTCTCCACGGAGTCGAACAGGGCCGTCAGCAGGATCAGTGCCGCGCAGCCCAGCACCCAGCG
Coding sequences:
- a CDS encoding ABC transporter ATP-binding protein; this translates as MTTGVAPGQAPPLTRLATRHSRARCVALCLVSTASTGAGLLLPAALGRTLDLLLAHAPATRWVLGCAALILLTALFDSVETVLAGTVDARTTAWLRRRLTGHVLALGPRATDRFGPGDLIARLVGNAAQSGTAPAARAALLAALAAPVGGVVALGLVDPWLAAVLLAGAPVLTLLLRAFTRDTTRCVAEYQRVQGCIAGALSEAVDGHRTVRAAGTADKETARILRPLPELSRAGHRMWRVQGRAAGQASAVAPLLQLGVVAVAGVLLLRHRLTVGEVLAASRYAVLATGVGVLVGQFASLARARAATDRLAEVLTRPAPVHGDRRLPDGPGRLEFLAVSARRGDRTVLDGLDLVVPGGSTLAVVGRSGSGKSLLAALAGRLTDPDAGEVRLDGVPLRELSHDQLRRAVGYAFERPALLGTTIEDAIALGRSSPTPARVREAARTAHADEFVRRLPQGYDTRCEDAPRSGGESQRLGLARAFAHDGRLLVLDDALSSLDTVTEARIAQALSAHGSGGTRLLIAHRAATAARADAVAWLDGGRVRAVGPHAELWREAGYRAVFGEASAESAGGAE